In Candidatus Epulonipiscium sp., the sequence ATAATTTTGGTGATGCTAGCAGGAAATTGCTTTTTGTAAATATTTTTTTCGTATATTATAAATCCGGTCTTTGCATCCATTAAAATTGCAGACTCAGATTGAATAACTGGCTTATTTTGGGCAAAAATTTCAGATGGGGTGCAAATCGTGGATATAACCAAGGAGGTTGATAGCACCAAAATACCCCATGCCCTGCTTAAAAAACGGGAAATGTGCATTATGAAACTCCTCTCTATTTAAAGTACTGTTTAAGTATATCAAAAAAATCAAAATTGGTAAAGAAATGATGATTATCTATTATAATAAAAAAGGAGAAATAAGCAAATGAAAAGACAAGCTTTACTTTATGCATGCATTATAATAGTATTTATAATATGTGGAATTTTATACATTAATAATCGATTATCCTTAATAGATTCCCCAATAAATGAACTAAATTCCTTAGAATACGAGATAGAAGCCGATATTCAGGCTCCTATAGAAGCAGATACTAGTAAATTAAATCAAGAAAAAATTAAAGAAGAAGTTATTAAGGAAGAGCCTATTAAAGAACAGCCTATTAAAGAAGAAATACTTATGGCAGTTTATATATGCGGAGCAGTAAATAATCCCGATGTTTATACCCTGAAAGAAGGGAGCCGTATTAAGGATGTAATCGATATGGCAGGCGGGGCCCTAGAGGATGCAGATTTAAACTATTTAAATCTAGCAGAAAAAGTTATCGATACACAAAAAATTTATGTACCAAAAATAGGAGAAGAAATTGACAAATCCCTCTTAAAAGTGGAAAATAGAGAGGAGCAGGTTTCTACAATAAATACTAGTAGCAGTGGATTAATAAATATTAATACTGCATCAGCAAGAGAACTTCAAACACTTTCAGGAATAGGTTCTGTAATAGCTCAAAATATCATTGAGTATAGGCAGTCCAATGGTTCTTTTAGGACGATTGAAGAAATTAAAAACGTATCAAGAATAGGTGATAAGACCTTTGAAAAAATAAGAAATAATATTACAGTACAATAGGAGGATATAATGAAAAATAAAGTTCTAGTTGTTGACGATGAGAAATTAATTGTAAAAGGGATTAAATTTAGTTTGGAGCAGGAAAACTTACTTGTGGATGCAGCCTATGACGG encodes:
- a CDS encoding competence protein ComEA, which codes for MKRQALLYACIIIVFIICGILYINNRLSLIDSPINELNSLEYEIEADIQAPIEADTSKLNQEKIKEEVIKEEPIKEQPIKEEILMAVYICGAVNNPDVYTLKEGSRIKDVIDMAGGALEDADLNYLNLAEKVIDTQKIYVPKIGEEIDKSLLKVENREEQVSTINTSSSGLININTASARELQTLSGIGSVIAQNIIEYRQSNGSFRTIEEIKNVSRIGDKTFEKIRNNITVQ